The nucleotide window CTTTTGCAAACCGGCGCCGGCGCACCGTGCGGCATCACCGTCAACGAAGGCGATCTGCTGCCCTCGGTGTTTCACGACCAAATCATCCATGCCGATGCCGGGCCGAGCGTCGTCCGGGCCTATCCGGTCACGAATGACGGCGCCGGCTATAAAGCCGAGATCGTCGATATCCTGAGCGGGACGCGGAATCGCTGGTTCCGGCCGGTGGATGTGTGCATCGCGCCCGATGGTTCGCTGTTCGTGGCGGATTGGTACGATCCGGGCGTCGGCGGGCATGCCCAGCAAGACACCGAACGCGGCCGCATCTTCCGCGTCGCCCCGAAGGGGAGCAAGTATGTGGTTCCGAAGTTCGATTTCAACACGATTGCCGGGGCGATCGAGGCCCTAAAAAATCCGTGTCTTTCGGTCCGCTACATGGCTTGGACCCGCCTGCACGCCGCCGGCGCTGAAGCCGAGCCGGCGCTTGAAAAGCTCTATCAATCCGACAACCCGCGTTTCCGCGCCCGCGCGTTGTGGCTGTTGAGCAAGATCGAAAGCCACGCGGCCAAGCATATCGAAATCGGGCTCAAGGATTCGAATTCCGATATCCGCATCACGGCCTTGCGGGCCGCGCGCGAATTGGCGGACAGCGACGCGGGGAGCAGCGTGCTGCCGATCGTCGCCCAATTGGTCCGCGATCCGTCGCCGCAGGTGCGGCGCGAATGCGCGATCGCGCTGCGGCATAATCCGTCGCCACAAGCCGCCGAGTTGTGGACCGACTTGGCCATCCAGCACGACGGCCACGATCGCTGGTATCTCGAGGCGCTGGGGATCGGCGCCGACAAGCAATGGGATTCGTTTTTTGCCGCCTGGCTGAAGCGCGTCGGCAACGATTGGAACACGCCCGGCGGGCGCGACGTCATCTGGCGCAGCCGCAGCAAGCAAGCGATTCCCTACCTCGCCAAGCTGATTCTCGACCCGGCGACCGACGAAGCCGATCGCACACGTTATTTCCGGGCCTTCGATTTTCAAACCGACCCGTCGAAGGATTGGGCGCTCCTCGGATTGCTCGGCGGTCATAGTCCGCAGCAAGCGGCGATCAATTCGCTGGCATTGGAACAACTGCACGGCAACGTTCCCAACACGCCCGAAGTGAAGTCGATCATCGAGCAAACGCTCAACGGTTGCCGCGGCACGGAGCAGTTTATTGATCTCGTGTCGGCATTCCACGTCACCGATCGCGGCCCCGACGTGCTGGCCATCGCGCTCGACCAATCCACGACCACCCTCGGCGTCAAAGCCGCCCAGCAGCTATTGCGCAGCGGGCAGCAGGATTTGTTCAAGAAGGCGCTCGCGGGCGACGAAGCCACGGCTCTCAAGGCGGCCACCGTTTTGGGCCTCTCGCAAGAACGGGGCGTCGTCGGACTGCTCGAGCCCGTGGCCCTCGACGCCGCTCGGCCGCAAACGGTGCGCAATGCCGCCGTCGAAGCGCTTGGCCGGAGCCGGCTGGGCGAGCAAGCCCTCGCCGGATTGGCGAGCAAAGGAAAAGTGCCGGTCGAAATTCAGTACTCGGTCGGCAAGGCATTGAGCGGCTCGAGCGATCGCCGTATTCGCGACATGGCGGCGAAGTATATCAAGCTGCCCGACGTGGCCGGCGGAAGCCATCTGCCGCCGCTCGCCGAGTTGGCCAAGCGCCGCGGCAACGCCGCTCACGGCAAGATTGTGTTCAACACCACCGGCACGTGCGTCAAATGCCACACGATCAACCACGTCGGCAAAGATGTCGGCCCAAATCTTTCCGAAATCGGCAACAAAGCCACGCACGATTTCCTCTACGAATCGATCCTCTTCCCCAGCGCCGCCATCGCCCACAACTACGAAACATGGCGGCTCGAACTGGAGAACGGCAACGTCGTGACCGGCATCATCGTCAGCGAAACGAAAGACGCGATTTCGATCAAAACGGCCGAGGCCATCGTGCAAACCTACAAGCCGAGCGACATCGAAAGCAAAACGCAGCTCAAAGTGTCACTAATGCCCGCCGATCTGCAAAAACTAATGACGACCGAAGACTTGGTCGACGTCGTCGAATATCTGACGACGCTCAAGAAGGCGCAGTAGGAGCGTGGCCACTCGACCGCCCGGCGGATTGGACGGCGTTGGTGAACGCGGCCGAGACCGACCAAGAGCTGGCGGCACTACGGCAGAGCATCGCTCCCGGCAGGCCGCGATGGCAGGATGAAATCGCAAAGCGATTGGGATTGGAGTCGAGTTACCGGGCGAATGGATGTCCGCGAAAGGCGGGCAGGCGAAGAGCGTGCGGTAATTCGCAACGCACGACCCGCA belongs to Pirellulales bacterium and includes:
- a CDS encoding PVC-type heme-binding CxxCH protein — encoded protein: MTTFTRLSVFVAILSAVAVATAQAAESKPKFESPVVTSRTPGHAVDIDADIAGAKQLYLVVTDADDGIAADWADWGQARLVGTSGEKKLSDLHWRSASSGWGQPHTNLNVNGRPMKIDGQPVAYGIGTHSDSLIVYDLPAGYTRFKAHAGIDNGGSDQGNPSPSSVKFLVFTDKPPHRFLAAMSSGGGGGGGGQVDHDPAKATSYLDVADGLEVTLFCSEPQMTNPTNIDIDPQGRVWVCDVQNYRGHEGLRKAGDRILVMQDTKGEGHADKITTFYQNRDIDAAMGVCVLGDKVLVSCSPNVWEFTVGADGSVAKKEALFTNTGRQQHDHGAHTFVFGPDGKLYWNYGNEGHSVHDSAGKPVVDREGNVVNDSGRPYRDGMVFRCNMDGSHFETLAHNFRNNYEVCVDSFGTMWQSDNDDDGNRGVRINYVMEHGNYGYTDEMTGAGWNQYYLGQPKETPLRHWHLSDPGVVPNLLQTGAGAPCGITVNEGDLLPSVFHDQIIHADAGPSVVRAYPVTNDGAGYKAEIVDILSGTRNRWFRPVDVCIAPDGSLFVADWYDPGVGGHAQQDTERGRIFRVAPKGSKYVVPKFDFNTIAGAIEALKNPCLSVRYMAWTRLHAAGAEAEPALEKLYQSDNPRFRARALWLLSKIESHAAKHIEIGLKDSNSDIRITALRAARELADSDAGSSVLPIVAQLVRDPSPQVRRECAIALRHNPSPQAAELWTDLAIQHDGHDRWYLEALGIGADKQWDSFFAAWLKRVGNDWNTPGGRDVIWRSRSKQAIPYLAKLILDPATDEADRTRYFRAFDFQTDPSKDWALLGLLGGHSPQQAAINSLALEQLHGNVPNTPEVKSIIEQTLNGCRGTEQFIDLVSAFHVTDRGPDVLAIALDQSTTTLGVKAAQQLLRSGQQDLFKKALAGDEATALKAATVLGLSQERGVVGLLEPVALDAARPQTVRNAAVEALGRSRLGEQALAGLASKGKVPVEIQYSVGKALSGSSDRRIRDMAAKYIKLPDVAGGSHLPPLAELAKRRGNAAHGKIVFNTTGTCVKCHTINHVGKDVGPNLSEIGNKATHDFLYESILFPSAAIAHNYETWRLELENGNVVTGIIVSETKDAISIKTAEAIVQTYKPSDIESKTQLKVSLMPADLQKLMTTEDLVDVVEYLTTLKKAQ